Genomic DNA from Plasmodium chabaudi chabaudi strain AS genome assembly, chromosome: 1:
cCTACTGAAGAAaacaaagaaaagaaaatattaaaaccAGTGAAAGAATTGGATATTGAAACAGATAAAgcaatattattactaagtcagaatgataaaaatttgaatgTTAGTGTTCGAAATATTTGTGATAAAATTGGATATCTAACACAAGGGTTGTGTATATATCCTCGATTGCACAgtgaaataaatgatgaCGAATCTGATAATGATAAggcatatttaaaaaatgaacaaCTCATAAAGAGATTACTAATATTGTtaatcttttattttaagaTCCAAAATGTTTATGTTATATGTATGGATGATAGGAGTTCAAAgcttttttacaattttatcaaaaataataataatattttaaaggaCTTTTACACATGGGATGTAAAAGAAGAAACAGATGGAGAACCTAATCCAAACTTCCAAAAAAGAGAATATGTAGATCTTAATGAAATAACATTTTCTCACGTTTTCAACAAAAATTTTGTACCTCTATATACAACAGAatcaataataaaaaattatgtttttttaatggataaagatgaaaaattttatgacatttcattttttaaaagatcttgtttatttatgtttttaaataaaaatttagacAAGCAAAgtcatgtttttttttctaaagttcagcattttttttattacaaaaaatttgattatccatatatatataatattgataataaatattcagtAAGCACTTTAAAAAGTTTcaatgaaattattttatatctaACCACCTGgattgatatatttaacaCTGGTGAGTCAGAGAATTTGAATTCGGCGGATAGACTTAGCGAAGATGAACAAGAGCAAGACAGCTTAGAGCCGGATATAAGTAGTCCAACTACCAGCAGTGATGAAGTAGACCCAAAATATAACGATGAATATGGTACATCTATGGAGGATGAATATTCGGAGTTTGGTGAGTCAGGCGGTGCTGACGGAAGGGAATGCACTGGTGGATATGGTGACAACCcataaataaaaggaaGAAGGaagaaatttaaaataaaaaacaaaaaattaaaaataaccCTACTGCGATCAGTGGTGAGCAGACGGGAAAGTCTAATAagttaaaattgtttttaaaaataaaaagacaGACAAATATAGTATGAATAGTGTATTGAAATATGTGGTAcatctaaaaataaatcagcATTGTGTATAGGGAATACAAACTTCACAAGCGGTGGATACGTTCATAGTTTGTCTTGGCTTTCTCCAAATTGCATTTCGTTAATACCACAACTGTGCctctttattataaaaagagCAGGAcatgtaaatttttttttttttttttttgtgttcatctaaaatttttatggcATCAATCCCGTATGTTAactcattattattacttataCTTTCTTTGAAAATGTATTCTataaaatttcaaaaaaaaaaaaaaacaaatgataaataagtataaaaataaaaaataaattacatatatataagcatattTTTGCATAATCTAATTCTTAccgttttcttttttttttattatttgggCTCCTCCATCACACATTGCAATAAGTAGTTTATTTAGAGTTCCATTtctaaaaaggaaaaaattgtaaagaTGCGGAATTATAGTTTGACACAACTAGTGAACATACACAAGCTAAGTAAAACATGTTTAGTAacattcttttttatttccatacTTATATGCAAATTTAATTCTCCATATGCCTGATTTTAAATCAATTGTTTGTAATGGGTTCTGGATATTTCTCGTGTCAAAAATTCGAATTCGGTTATCATACCTAGGAATAAATAGCGACCATATAAATGGATATGTATGCGTAAAACATGATAAGTAAAACCACATGGGTAGACATTAAGAattgcttatttttttcatacgAGCCCGTGTATAAAGTCCCACTGAGAGGCTCAAATTTGACTACGGTAACTCCCTGCGAGTGAGATCTAAAAAATgggcataaaaaaattgaagtaactgtgtatatattctaCATGCACAAACAGTGACcatatatatcaattaCTTATTTATTGCACTATTTAATTTGGCAAATTTATGTTacctattatttttttgggaGCAATTTTTAGATCTCATATCCCAGATTTTGAAAGAACAGTCATCAGAAcctaattaaaaaaaaggttgaatattatgaaataaaattagtgtacatatatatgtatgtacatgtgaaaatactttttatattcctttaaaaaatgaaaccaTACCAGtagtaattatattttcacttCCTGTGAATGCACAAGACCATACGTGATATTCATGGGCTTTCCtgtttcataaaataagatagaaaataaaatatatgcaaatgAATTAggtaaatttttatcaaatatatacactATCCTAtcttaatttatatgttttgcTTTTTACCATAGGTTGACTAAGTTACCATCAGAGAGAAAGGACATATCCCCATTACTGAAGGATGCACATATTTTGCTGAAAGCGACAGAAATTGCAAAAATTTACATGAATTGTTAAGCTTAAACAATATGTAGTAtcttatttattcattttgatcATTCTGTAAGCTTTtctagtttttttttgatttttaatTACTTCGTCTTGTTTTCTAGTGCATCAAAAGATAGAcctataatgaaaaaaataatttttcaaatgaaaattattaaaatcagaatatgaatatattgtatttatatatgattttatttacctgagttatttttttcatcgctagttgtaaatattttatcataggTTCCCTCCTTTATGTTCGACAAATATAGCCCGTTGACACATATACTGCCAAGCATTAAATCCTTAAAAAAgtgagaaaaatattatatagctAGTCAAagttgtttttatttttcttttgttttttctttcgtTTTAATGCTAACATCGTTTGCGAACAGGTAGCTTGACTGCAGAATTCCGTTGTggtaatttatatttttctcataGCTTAGCCCATAGTCACTTTGAAAAGGAAAGTAGaatgaaatataatgaaataaaatgaaatgcGGAATAAAAACTATTTAGAATgatgtgcatatattatgtaacAATTTTATGGGTACTTTTCTGTTTTCAATGGGTTGTCATTGGTATTTTCCACAAgtctataaaaataaacttttcctttttttttttgttcgcCGCTATTTACCTCTTTATTCGTTTTAAGCTGATATGTTGATATAGCGGTTAGACCAAAATACTCACTAAATTTATCatctacaaaaaaaaaattatagcgTTTTTTATAGTTATAGAAAAGTGTAAGTCATATCATGCTAGCATAAAACTAAATtatgtgtatttttttgttttgattattttcgCCTTAACTGCAATAATTTAACAATGTTATGCTGGGAAAAACACAAATATCATCACAACAGTATTTCAAATTATACCTTTTCTCTATCATTAtttctataattttgtCACTACATTAAgttaacaaataatatatattcatatatgtatgcatagctaatatttaaaacatcTTTTGCAGCTagccaatttttttttttttttttttttttcattccttgttcattttttttatttcatatttattttatttccattttttattattctttttgttaagctttttaaaaaatatttgtttcgTTATTATGAGTATGCgcaatttttttctgcCATTTTTTGCTTAATGTTgttaatacattttattattgtgtaatatttcaattttttgaaaacaCTTTTTGCGCATTTTTTCGTATTCTCTTATTCTAAATTCGGCATTTCTTCTCCCCCCAAAATAGCCGAACTATTATCCCACACAAACCATATCAGTAATGTTTTAGTCAACCatgtatacataataaagCTAATAATTACTATAcgtgtgtatatatgtaaatattagTTACAATTTTACTATGTACTATGGATATATGTaatagtaaataaaatacgaACAGATAGTTACACGTTATCTTTAATGAACTCACgatttcttctttttcttttatttttaaaattttgtttttgttacattaaaaatattaacagATTTACAAATAGCAGTTTTTCAATCttaaaaagtgaaaaagaCGAAGCACaatatcgaaaaaaaaaaaaactaatttatttaaataatactaGCCATTCTAcatatggaaataaaaatgttataaaaaatgaaggcATCAATGATATTGGTGCTGTAGAAAACATAACAGACAATTTGAGTTGTGATGGGGATAAAAATGCTAGTACAAAATTTCTAAATGCAAATAAAGAAGAGGATTATAAtgatctatatttttatcacatatttaaaaaaattaatattataaaaaaaaataaatatatatacagtCCAGCAAAATATGAATCAATACGATCATTTATAAAGAGAGAATTAAATGATTGTCTAGATATAAATACTAcatcttatatatttaaactttctgaatattttccaaaaaatattttagacGTATCCGTATATGTAAATGaagttataaatattcttaGTTTTTTTACCTTTAACAATGTTAATAATGTAAATCAAATAGCTAGCTGTCATACTGATCTTAGTATTGACAATacaaaagaagaaaaaaataaattaaatgtaGATTTGAAAGATTTATCCgaacaaattaatataaatagcaATCACTTAGACCATAACAATGACACTAATAGTTATGGTGGAATTATAAACACACACACTAGTTCTAATGTatttatggaaaataatCACATGAACaatgttcataattttatgaacaaatcAGCAGAAAATTGCCCAAATTTGGCTTCAGAAGATCAAAAGAATTTATATGATGacgaaaaaatacaaatgatAAAAGAATCATATATGAATAAGCTAAAAGGGAACAGTAAAGACACAAGCAAATTATGCAACTCTCACGGCGATGTTGACAATACTAGCGATAGTAAACATGAAGATTTGCTCATTtcaacacaaaaaaaaaaagatggTACAAAAATTAGCAAAGTAATAAACAAGGATACAAACTATAAATCAtttagctattttttttttcggcTAGTTGATGCTATTAGTGGGTTATTTTGTTGCATAGGAAAAAGGAGCAAAAGAGAAGaagtttataattatttgaaaaattttaaatctattgaaaaaataaaaaattatagtataactgatattaattttaatacagattttatgatatacattataaggttaacaaaatataagcatgataattttatttgttctttaaaaaagttaaaaatgtatgacACTgaaacaattaaaaaaatatttttaagttcagtatatgataatattttagatttggaatatataaaaaatttagaacatgaatatattataaaggAAGGAAAGGGAGAAAAACTTCccaacaaaatatttaatgattTAACTGAAGCCCAAAATAGTGATAGCAATGTAAAGACATCACAAAATTCTGACCAGACAGGAAATGCtataagtaaaaatataagccAAACAAATCTTACACAAAttgaaaagaaatataagtTTTTATTAGAAAAGAAGTTAGAAGACCAATCCACTAAAAAGCAAGTTACAAAAATCAATGACggtgatttaaaaaatttaatcaGAGATATTATAGGCAAAAATGTTTTCACAAAAAATAGTGTTGCTTCAaaggataaaaaaaaaaaaaaaatgaaaaatgacaataaattattaccTGTGTATATACATGAAGTTGAGGAAACTCATATAATGGAAATGttgaaacaaaataaatatagccATATAAATTTGGACTCTataactataaaaaatctcataaaaaaaattaattccTTACTTCGTTCATACGATATTAACATGACTGTTCAGgtgaaaaaagaaaatactGCCATTTctgatgaaaaaattattaacagttcagaaaaaaataaaaaaacgcCTGAACAAAGTAGCACCAATATGGAGAGcgaacaaaataatgaaaaaataaaacaagaGGAAAGCGAGAcgaaaaaaacgaaaacaGATTTATGTGTTGACTTAAGTGACATAACATTGTCAGAAGTAAAAGATTATATACAtgataatgaaaagaatgaaataggaaatataaatgatgatattCATATTGATCAAAATAGTGATATATCTGAAAAagatgttttaaaatattttgatgtaacagaaaataaaaattctataatatttgaaattaatgattatattttggaaaacgaaaataaatcaaCACAAAAACAGTTAGGCGAATTAATCAAATTTGAAAGTGTAGAAAAACTTGATGAACAGAATTTGAACCAAATTGAAAAGGAACTAACaaatgaagaagaaaagAGAGAGAGCACCGGCATAGAGCAAATCAAAAATGGTGAAGCCGATATAAACTTGTCTGAAGAAGTCGAAGAGGAGGAAATAGAAGAGGCAGAAGACGAGGCTGAGGAAGGAATAGAAGAGGAGATGGAGGAGACGGACGAAATGGAAGAGGAGTTGGAGGAGACGGATGAAATGGAAGAGATGGAGGACGAAACAGAGGAGGCGAACGAAGCGAACGGCGAAGTGAAGGGGAAGgcaaagaagaaaaaaataaacaaggAGAACAAAGAAATCGAAAATCTGAAGGCGTATTTTCGATACATAGAGAGCAGTAAACTAAAATACAACTTTGAAAATGTATACGCAAAAAATATcgaagaaaaaatagaattattattatttattttaaagaatgaaaataaaaaaaaaattattatatcaactgatgaaaaagaaacagatttaattaaaatgaaatgTAAAATTGAAAAGGTAGAATATGAAGATATTGTAGgtacattaaaaaatataaaatattattttgcaaaaaatataaactcaaataattcatgttttatatttatgaatgaaattgaaaatactTTAGTCTTACGAAAAATGTTTGGAAGATTAAGAGAAAGTAAAGATgaagacaaaaaaataacgatatatcatttttataatagcGAACATAAATCACTAGTCCTTAAAAAGTTGTTTTATTCTATAACAAATGATGAAGATTCTTATTCAGCATATTTAGGTAAAcccaaaaataaaaactcCCAAACCAGCCATAGCGAAAAAGGTGGGCCTATCCCTGGACGCACTTCGGAacgaaatataaaaacacacacatttgaaaaatataataataaaaaatctgaaataaaaaaaacgggaaaaaaaaagttgaaaccagctgaaaaaaattggtTATCGTTTAGAAGGAggactttaaaaaaaattgatgaaatgaaaaaaaaagctgaacttataaaaaaaaaaaaaactgaaaaaagagataaaaaagttaaaagggttattgaaaaattaaaatcaaAAGAAAGAAAGCGAGCTGGAAAACTAGCcaaaaaacaaacaaaaaaaaaataaaataaaaaaaatgtaagatACAATATTacaaactttttttatatgaaaaagcaAAGTAACAaaatgtatacatataatatgtgGAACAAAATATAGACACATATTATGACTAGATTGAAGATGCGAATTTATTCGTCTATATTTTGGAGCTTATCAACAAGTTCcttaaatatttcttctGCGACAAATTctgtaaaaaaagaaaataaaaaaaaattgacaCCTCCATGAATCTGTTTTATTGCGGATGTATATTACTACAACATCCGTACATAAATCagttatttcatttttttttttttaattaatctTTTTCGTTTTACACAATGcattacaaaatttataatttttttctaaactttttaaccttcatttttttttttaattaatgttttattttgaagAGAATCGTATATTTCGAATGTCATGTTGTCTGTGCATTTTTCTCGCACAGTGATTCCTGGTgtttccaaaaaaaaaaaaaaaaaaatgaaaaattatcatatgTATAAGCATGCTAGCCATTTAATGGATTATTAATCTGTTTTGTACCTCTCAAATTTAGTGAGATAATATCCTTTAagttttcaaaaatatcaCAATATCTATAATCATAAACAACTTCAATATCTCGATTGAAAATGATTTCGCTAGttggttttatttttgaatagcgtccaatttttttcatcttaAAATATGGGTACTTTAAAATAGTATGTTTATGTATCATATCATTTTCACTAACATTCCGTATTCTTTTAATTCGTGTCCCATCtctgtaaaaaaattttaatttgtttctACATATGTTTGATGAAATggtgtgtatatattatggtATGAATGTAGTCTAGGGTTAATAGGAGGGGTTAAGCTATTGGCTATAtctttcatcatttttgaTAGTTTGATTTTGGTTTCTTACATTTTAGGATTCATGAACTGCTTCCATTCCTTAGCacttttaaaatgtatcattcgacaaaaaattaaaaactttttttttttttccatcttcatataaattatgtgaGGTAAGGGAAtacaacttttttttctttttttttttttttttttttgaaaatgttgaaagaaaaaataaatatagaactTGTAATGATTACATAAATTGGAGAATAGAACAGTATCTACTTAATAATggatttatattatataactacatattgtatataacaattttagttgatataaaaagaatatatttcatcGCCCATATACAAGCAAGTAATATATTGCACACATATAGGGCCCCTTTTGattgaaataatttttttttaaattcataaTGTTAAGAGATAGAAAatagtgaaaaaaaaaataaaataaaaattaaaaataaaaactataTGAAAGAAAGATATATAATCTACATGcttgtaatattttaaattaatcaGATTGGCAAACTCTTGTTTGCCTTATCAATATAATgtttaactattttttaaaaggatttaataattgtaaaaacAAAGTTGATGTTGATCATTTAAGtagaaaatttttaaaacacatttataattttaatgcatatgaaatatcattatgcttaaataaattttcgaaaataaattataatgaaaaagattTTTGGAACCGGGTTTGTAAATTAATCACATCAAACGATAAGAATGTTTTAACTCGCTTTGAGGTTGTGAAGAGTAGACAGTTGGAAAAGCATGAAGAAAATAGTATGAAACATGGTGGGGATAACACCCACACAAATCAAGATAAAAACTTTCTCAGCCTTTTTAATGTAGAAGAACTGTGTTTATTAGTAAATGCATTAGCAAAggttaatataaaaaatgaagaaatattaaatctGGCGtcaaacaaaattatgaacGAAATAAACATCAACAAGCATGCCATAAATCtgttgaaaaatatttccgAGCTTAGTACTACTACTGTAGAAGGGGCTAGCATAGTAAGTAAAAACATTTCAGACAATtacaacaaaattaataaaaatttgacGGAAAGAGATATAAGTACTCTTATCCAATTTATATTACTAcacaaaaatacaaaaaaaaacgatgaGCATggtgaagaaaatgaattagAAGCAAAACTGATTGAGAGCTTGCGTAAGGTTAATTATATTAGCGAACAAAGTATtgctttaattttaaatgcaTGTAGTAAAggttatgaaaaaaataaaaaattattagatattctaaaaataattataataatgaaaataaaaaatgaaaataataaatgctctgatatatttataagtaGCATTACACATTCTTATGcatcattttattatagagataaaattttatttaatttaatttcaGATTATacatgtaaaaatataaatagtatgaatataaaatcgttaattatcattttaaacagttttgttaatattcaaattataaatttaaagtTGTTTAGTGCAGCTATAGATAAGCTAgctgataaaaatattatacaagCTTTGTCTAACCAATGTACATCAAACTTAGTTACAATATTAACTAAATCGTATAACTATTTAGATCGACAAAAGGTGGACTACATCTTTAAACATGTCATAAAAAGAATCAAATGGGAGTATGcaaaatatttagaaatgaaaaaaaaaaaaaaaaaaaacacatctaattttgataaaaattatagtgGAAATATAGAAAACCTATTTATCTCATCCTTTTTGATGAAACATTTGACAAACATACTGAACAATTTTAGTAAGCTAAATTATGCTGATAATGATGtgtttgaaatatttacatatttaattttaaaaaataaaaatgatataaataaactcgattttatgaatattgcAAGTGCATATTCAAGACatggatatataaataaagaaatatatcaacttataaaaaaatattcgaaaaaatatattacttcCTCggatttaaaatatgtagaatttattaatatgctTACAAGTATTGCAAACTTTTATTTGGTTGAAAAGAATAGCAATTCCGAGTTGGAGATTCAGAAAGGGGATGAAAAACGTAGTAGCAAAGGAAGTTTAcacgaaaaaaatgaaaatctTAAAAACGAATTCAAAGATATTCTAAACATGATAATAAACATGATTAAATCGAAAAGTGCTGGTAAAATTGATGTACCTTCAAAGGAAGGAGACACAAAAGTAGGTTTTCAAGAGTGTAGCCAAAAATGCAAACCATATAACAGCTCCATTATatgtgataaaaatattattgaaaatttGAGCTTAAACCATTTGTGCAGTATTTTGTCAACACTTAGTAAGTTGAATATTCATGATGAAACCATTtttaagaatattttaaataatttaaaaaaaaaaatatttaaaatggaTTCAAAATGTCtgtctatatatttattgtacATAAGTAAGTTCAATATAACATTAGATGGTTACATAAGATCtgttttatcaaaatgttTCCTAACTGCACAACAGCCGGTAGTTTCGAAAGATGAATTAAACGGTGATATCCCGATTGAAGAGAAacaaattgttttaaataagatggaaaaattgtataatcaattaaaaacaaacgATTTAGTAAATactgtatatataattagaTGCATGATAAAGAATGATTTGGAATATAAAAGTAGCATGCCCATAATTTATAGAtacttaaataatatttacaaaatatgcaaTAATAAGAATGAAGAGAAGGTAGCAAACTTTCctaatattatcaaaatagatgatatagatatagatgaaaaacaaaatatgaaaaacagaaaaatgaatatcCATTGTTCatctattttaataaacacgttaattattttaaatacacatatatataataatgactATTATTCGAAACtggttatatatttattattttacacGTTCAAGCATATTTATGAGTTGCTAGACCTTGGCAtttcaattaaaaaagcaaTAGATGAAGAGTCTGATAAACAAACtgattatataaaagatgtaataaaaaaaaaaatggattcAGCTAGTATTcgacaaataaatatggcTGCTCTAATGCTATACCATTTTACACcattaaacaaatatacttttatgAACAAGCAGATAAATTGTAATAAACATATGTCGATCTTAAACAATTATCCAACTATgatattatcttttttgtGGTTTTTTGTA
This window encodes:
- a CDS encoding heptatricopeptide repeat-containing protein, putative, giving the protein MFNYFLKGFNNCKNKVDVDHLSRKFLKHIYNFNAYEISLCLNKFSKINYNEKDFWNRVCKLITSNDKNVLTRFEVVKSRQLEKHEENSMKHGGDNTHTNQDKNFLSLFNVEELCLLVNALAKVNIKNEEILNLASNKIMNEININKHAINLLKNISELSTTTVEGASIVSKNISDNYNKINKNLTERDISTLIQFILLHKNTKKNDEHGEENELEAKLIESLRKVNYISEQSIALILNACSKGYEKNKKLLDILKIIIIMKIKNENNKCSDIFISSITHSYASFYYRDKILFNLISDYTCKNINSMNIKSLIIILNSFVNIQIINLKLFSAAIDKLADKNIIQALSNQCTSNLVTILTKSYNYLDRQKVDYIFKHVIKRIKWEYAKYLEMKKKKKKNTSNFDKNYSGNIENLFISSFLMKHLTNILNNFSKLNYADNDVFEIFTYLILKNKNDINKLDFMNIASAYSRHGYINKEIYQLIKKYSKKYITSSDLKYVEFINMLTSIANFYLVEKNSNSELEIQKGDEKRSSKGSLHEKNENLKNEFKDILNMIINMIKSKSAGKIDVPSKEGDTKVGFQECSQKCKPYNSSIICDKNIIENLSLNHLCSILSTLSKLNIHDETIFKNILNNLKKKIFKMDSKCLSIYLLYISKFNITLDGYIRSVLSKCFLTAQQPVVSKDELNGDIPIEEKQIVLNKMEKLYNQLKTNDLVNTVYIIRCMIKNDLEYKSSMPIIYRYLNNIYKICNNKNEEKVANFPNIIKIDDIDIDEKQNMKNRKMNIHCSSILINTLIILNTHIYNNDYYSKLVIYLLFYTFKHIYELLDLGISIKKAIDEESDKQTDYIKDVIKKKMDSASIRQINMAALMLYHFTPLNKYTFMNKQINCNKHMSILNNYPTMILSFLWFFVKYAPFVQFEKYNSIYNSITSDKILINYNYDNNDLYFNTCEDQIEKKKKKYMDCNHSLIPHVSHNEISIYSSILNVLKKKKKMEYQVFSSFPIYLYSIDILIMPRQPNVQN
- a CDS encoding diphthine methyltransferase, putative is translated as MIEKRYNLKYCCDDICVFPSITLLNYCNDKFSEYFGLTAISTYQLKTNKEVNSGEQKKKGKVYFYRLVENTNDNPLKTENDYGLSYEKNINYHNGILQSSYLFANDDLMLGSICVNGLYLSNIKEGTYDKIFTTSDEKNNSGLSFDALENKTNKICASFSNGDMSFLSDGNLVNLWKAHEYHVWSCAFTGSENIITTGSDDCSFKIWDMRSKNCSQKNNRSHSQGVTVVKFEPLSGTLYTGSYDNRIRIFDTRNIQNPLQTIDLKSGIWRIKFAYKNGTLNKLLIAMCDGGAQIIKKKENEYIFKESISNNNELTYGIDAIKILDEHKKKKKKIYMSCSFYNKEAQLWY